CCGCCGAAGCCATAGAGAGTGCGGCCCTGGCGTTTCAGAGCGTACACCACATCCATGGCAGTCACCGTCTTGCGCTTGGCGTGTTCAGTGTAGGTGACCGCATCCCGGATCACATTCTCCAGGAAAACCTTCAGCACCCCGCGGGTCTCCTCGTAGATCAGACCCGAGATCCGCTTGACGCCGCCACGGCGAGCCAGACGGCGGATGGCCGGTTTGGTGATGCCCTGGATGTTATCACGGAGCACTTTACGGTGCCGCTTGGCTCCGCCTTTGCCCAGTCCTttgcctcctttccctctgccagacATGATACTGCTTCACTCAGGTCGCTGCTCACTGACAAACTGCCTGTTGCTGTCTCCTTTTATACACAGCGCCCCGACCTGCCCGAGAaacgcgcagagagacagaggcggggaggggtggagacagagtcagagtgacggACAGAGCCGAGAGCGGCCTCCAATCGTCCAGCTCCGCCTTCACTTTACCACACCCGCCAATTTCCAACGATTCATCCGACACAAAACGCTGCAGCGAAAAACAAAACTCCCTCACACACCACGTACGTACTGAACGGTTTCTGGGTTTTTGCTGATTCTCCTGCTTTAAATTATAGGAAGTGCTTTTCCATTCTACAAATCCCGGAGGACCTCGGTCTGTCCCTCCCGGCTCCATGACCAGTGCGAGCGCCCTCACACACAGCAGTTGGTGGGCGAGGGTGCAGTCACTTCCAGTGATGAGAGGATTGATTCATTAGAACATTTGTTCCTCTGAGTCCCCAGGGAAATGAAAGACCGGTCACATACAGGAACAGGATACGTAACCAGATATATAGACCGCGCTTCTGGCGCCTTCGAAAGCCCAGGTAaaggtgtggctgaggagctggtgtgaGGTGGGTGGGGGCTTCAGGTACAAGGATCATTGGACTCTCGAAATGAAGGGGAGACGGGTCCAAG
The sequence above is a segment of the Mobula birostris isolate sMobBir1 chromosome 28, sMobBir1.hap1, whole genome shotgun sequence genome. Coding sequences within it:
- the LOC140189207 gene encoding histone H4, which codes for MSGRGKGGKGLGKGGAKRHRKVLRDNIQGITKPAIRRLARRGGVKRISGLIYEETRGVLKVFLENVIRDAVTYTEHAKRKTVTAMDVVYALKRQGRTLYGFGG